The Humulus lupulus chromosome 4, drHumLupu1.1, whole genome shotgun sequence genome has a window encoding:
- the LOC133832680 gene encoding uncharacterized protein LOC133832680, which translates to MIADKIKGIKINLRFNKRGQSIGTPERALQCYLGMQAKSMVSITYDNWHDVPAATLENVWKDVNLAFHLNEGMRKEVMSSVGIKWRTFKTFLTRRFVAPYLNNQDLLEANPTALDVPPKRYNILEEEWKKFVTKRKSKEFQEFSKKQKERRAALEYPHRSSRHSYKEIEIDLQTKLGTDEPIDRSILWKEARKDASGNYVNECDKLIGDAIDDLRDKRNEGTLVEVGTNDILTQVLGTKEHPGRVRGQSRGVTQRDYFLKPAGGFSGLQ; encoded by the exons ATGATTGCTGACAAGATTAAAGGGATTAAGATAAATTTAAGGTTTAACAAGAGAGGGCAATCAATTGGAACTCCAGAGAGAGCGTTACAATGCTATTTGGGGATGCAAGCAAAGTCAATGGTGTCAATTACATATGATAATTGGCATGATGTTCCTGCTGCAACTTTAGAGAATGTTTGGAAAGATGTAAAT CTAGCTTTTCATCTTAACGAGGGAATGAGAAAGGAAGTGATGAGTTCAGTAGGCATCAAGTGGAGGACATTCAAAACATTTTTGACTAGAAGATTTGTAGCTCCTTACCTTAACAACCAAGATTTATTGGAAGCAAATCCCACTGCATTAGATGTGCCTCCAAAAAGATATAACATTCTTGAGGAGGAATGGAAAAAATTCGTCACcaaaagaaaaagtaaagaatTTCAA GAATttagtaaaaaacaaaaagagaggcGTGCTGCTTTGGAGTATCCTCATCGTTCATCACGACACAGTTataaagaaatagaaattgaccTT CAAACTAAACTAGGCACAGATGAGCCAATAGATCGATCTATACTTTGGAAGGAGGCAAGGAAAGATGCATCAGGAAATTATGTAAATGAATGTGACAAGCTTATAGGAGATGCCATT GATGACCTTCGAGATAAGAGAAATGAGGGGACACTTGTAGAAGTTGGGACAAACGATATATTGACACAAGTGTTAGGAACAAAGGAGCATCCTGGTAGAGTAAGAGGCCAAAGTCGTGGAGTTACACAAAGAGACTACTTTTTGAAGCCAGCAGGAGGTTTTAGTGGACTTCAATAA